A single region of the Kwoniella botswanensis chromosome 1, complete sequence genome encodes:
- a CDS encoding ribonuclease HII — translation MAHPIDPVNLSPIPPMIDSYTYHSRLPSSIDGQIKDEDEGWIMGIDEAGRGRPMVYAAAYCPISFKTTLEEMGFDDSKALSADTRQSLWESFDVHSELCYSSTSLSPQAISAGMLRRIPINLNRQAEDATVGLIKAALDRGVNVKECYVDALGPAPQWQARLSAIFPTIKFTVCPKADSLFKIVGAASIIAKVTRDRYVHNWIDYEDVGVDGSLPVKTIKEGEEEEEEINRGSGYPSDPKTQAFLKNSLDPVFGYKGIVRFSWATVKVLLDKNGVECKWIDDNSQPSALSYFSADNDNAKPKVWKDLGVSGVGEL, via the exons ATGGCGCACCCTATCGATCCTGTGAATCTCAGCCCCATCCCACCCATGATCGATTCGTACACCTATCATTCCAGATTACCTTCCTCGATAGATGGccagatcaaagatgaagatgagggatggATAATGGGTATAGATGAAGCTGGACGAGGAC GACCAATGGTATATGCTGCTGCTTATTGTCCTATCTCGTTCAAGACGACTTTGGAAGAAATGGGATTTGATG ACTCGAAAGCACTCTCAGCCGATACTCGACAATCCCTCTGGGAATCATTCGACGTCCACTCCGAACTGTGTTATTCGTCAACTTCGTTATCGCCTCAGGCTATCTCGGCGGGAATGTTGAGGAGGATACCTATAAATCTGAATAGACAAGCAGAA GATGCAACGGTTGGATTGATCAAGGCTGCTTTGGACAGGGGAGTCAACGTCAAGGAG TGCTACGTAGATGCACTAGGACCAGCACCTCAATGGCAAGCCCGCTTATCGGCCATTTTCCCAACTATCAAGTTTACTGTATGTCCCAAAGCGGATAGTCTCTTCAAGATTGTAGGAGCTGCGTCGATCATAGCCAAAGTGACCAGGGATCGATATGTGCATAATTGGATAGATTACGAGGATGTCGGGGTTGACGG CTCTCTACCTGTAAAGACAAttaaagaaggagaagaagaggaagaagagattaaTAGGGGATCAGGATACCCTTCTGATCCTAAAACTCAGGCTTTCCTGAAAAATTCTCTGGATCCTGTGTTTGGATATAAGGGGATAGTAAGGTTTTCATGGGCGACGGTGAAAGTGTTGTTGGATAAGAATGGGGTAGAGTGTAAATG GATTGACGATAATTCTCAACCTTCCGCTCTGAGCTATTTCAGCGCAGATAACGATAATGCTAAACCTAAGGTATGGAAAGACCTAGGCGTATCAGGTGTAGGCGAGTTATGA